GTGAGAAGTGCGGTCCGAAGGTGATTTTAGACGAGAGTTTTGCACACCTTGCCAGTTCTCGTGGAACTGGCCGTGCCTGGCCAGGAAGAGGCAGCCTTAGGACGTAGCTTTCTTCTTACGGAATGCGGCTGGGCTGGGGCGTGCTGGACATGGTCGAGGTTGCCGCCGCTGGGGGCGAGGTCCAGCCGTTGTAGGGGACCGTGGCAGTCGTCGGCGGCGAAAGGGGCTGAGTTACCTCAGTCACTTCGTTTACGCGCATTCCATTGGTGTACGAGTTTCCGCTGGCGGATGAACTGGTCGTCGTTGAACTAGCGGTCCCTGAACTGGCCGCAGAGGCAGGGGACGTTGTGGTTGCCGCGTTGGTGCTTGTTTGTGTCCCGACTTCTTCCGTGTACGAAGCCGGTGCTACACCGCTGGACGAAGAGGACTGGCTCACGCTTTGCCATTGCCCTCGGCCGTAACTCGAAGGAGGCTGGCTGGTCGCCGGAGCCGAGCCTGGCACCGGGGAAAACTGCGCAGGTGGGTTCTGCTGCGGATAACCATTCAACGTCGGAGCTTGCGACGCCGCCGGGGCTTGGTAATAGGGATTCGGTGCCGTTACCGCTGGCTGCCCAAACGTCTGGGTGCCTGGCGGAGGAACTCGCTGCATACCGTAAGCATTAAACGGATTGAGTTGCTGCGCCTGCTGCCCCTTACATCCAGCACAAGCGAAGGCAAGCAGTAACAAACCGGCAGTAACAAGCGTCTTCATGGGAAATCCTTTTCCGGACTTGGCAACGGCTTCCCAAACGCCTACAGGACAACCGTTTTCCTCCCGAAATCAAAGCAAAACCACCGCCAGACGAAAACTGACGGCGGGGGAAGGTACCAAAGACTGCTAGCCAACAGCAAGACGAATTGTGAGAACCTGGCAAAAATCTCTCAAGTTCGATCCACGAACGTCCGAGCAAGCAAACCCGACGCTAGCGTTGTGCCATCCGTTCAATGGAATGAGCATCAATAAAGAGTGCCCATCTCGACGACAACGACGACATGGGCACCAAGTCCGATCTAGATTGAACGTCGCATTTACAGCGAATTTTGAATCACCAACGGGCTCGAACCCGCGACTTCGCTTCCTTTAGCGTCTACTACTTTCATTACCGGCTGAATCACCGCTGGTTCCGCAGGGGCCTTTTGTTGGCTGCTTTCCTGCTCGACGTACGGGTTCACCACCACTTTGGGCTCTGGGGTCGAACGTTGGTAGTTCGCCGCAGGGCTTGCCTGGTACGAGCTGCCTTGCTGATACGAGGTGATCGGGAACGGGCTCATGCCGTAGGGGCGGTAGACGTTGTGCGAGTAGTAAACCGGCGGATAGAGCGAGTAGTATGGAGGCGTCGGGATGAAACCAAGCGTTTGTGTCCAAGGACCATAGATCCAAGGATTACCGCAGCTTCCGCCAAAGTAACCACCGTTACCGAAACCGATCGATGAGGTACGATGGACAATGATTTGCCCATCGGTTTGGGCTTCGCTTTCCGAAACCCAACAAGTGGCAATCGCCGCGACCAATAATACCAGGGCTGCTTTGCGCATCTGAGAGAACCTTGCGTGAACCTGCACTCGAATACCTTCCCTGGTAAATCAATCCGTATTATTTCACCCTAATTACCCTCCTTACCGAACGCAAACGCTTTGCGGCTTTTACGCGCGTGCCACTTCCAGCCTCAGAACTAACCGCTTTGATCCGTCAGGAAGCCTTGACAGTGGGCTTTTCCGCAGTCGGCGTCTGCCCAGCCGTAAGCCCCACCGGGGTGACTCGTTTGCACGACTGGCTCGATGCCGGTTACGCCGGAGAAATGCAGTATCTGGAAGATCGCCGCGAAGCCTATTCGCATCCCCAGTACGTCTTAGAGGGAGTGCATAGCATTGTGATGCTGGCCCTCACTTACAAAAGCGATCCGATCCCGTTGCTGAAACCAGGGGAGGGGAGGGTATCGCGCTACGCGTTTGGCGAACTCGATTATCACGATTGGATTCATGCCCGGCTGAAACAATTGAAGCGGGCCATCGAAGGCTTTGCCCCAGGCGCGAAAGTGCGGGGCGTGGTCGATACGGCGCCGCTCTTGGAACGCGAGTTCGCCCAACAAGCCGGGCTTGGCTGGTTCGGCAAGAACACGATGCTACTCAACAAACAACTCGGCAGCTTGTTCTTTCTGTCTGCCATCTTGATCGACCAACCACTTGTTTACGACGAGCCGCACACGGCCAGCCACTGCGGGACTTGTACGGCCTGCCTCGACGCTTGCCCGACCGACGCGTTTGTCAAGCCGCACGTGCTTGATGCGACCCGTTGCATTTCTTACCTGACGATTGAACTTCGAGCAGAGATTCCGCCGGAACTGCGTAGTGGCCTGGAAGACTGGGTGTTCGGCTGCGACGTTTGCCAAGACGTTTGTCCCTGGAACAACAAAGCCCCGCTCACCCAGCACGAAGCCTTCTTCCCTAACCCCGATCGCGCGCCGCTCGAGTTGCGGTCGCTCTTCAGCATGACAGACGACGATTTTCGGGCACGCTTTCGCAACACGCCGCTTTGGAGAAGTCGGCGGCGCGGCATCTTGCGCAACGCTGCAATTGTGCTGGGCAATCGCCCCCATGCCGACCAGGTTACTGCCTTATCACAGGGGCTGAACGACGA
The sequence above is drawn from the Bremerella cremea genome and encodes:
- the queG gene encoding tRNA epoxyqueuosine(34) reductase QueG, which encodes MPLPASELTALIRQEALTVGFSAVGVCPAVSPTGVTRLHDWLDAGYAGEMQYLEDRREAYSHPQYVLEGVHSIVMLALTYKSDPIPLLKPGEGRVSRYAFGELDYHDWIHARLKQLKRAIEGFAPGAKVRGVVDTAPLLEREFAQQAGLGWFGKNTMLLNKQLGSLFFLSAILIDQPLVYDEPHTASHCGTCTACLDACPTDAFVKPHVLDATRCISYLTIELRAEIPPELRSGLEDWVFGCDVCQDVCPWNNKAPLTQHEAFFPNPDRAPLELRSLFSMTDDDFRARFRNTPLWRSRRRGILRNAAIVLGNRPHADQVTALSQGLNDEEWLVRGAAAWALGQHDFPAVMSILRERSESETDPRVQVEIDRALARRSMSP